The DNA window GGGCCTGCACCTTTCCCATAGGACAGTCTCTGCTCTGCTGGTGCCAATAAATGTTCACAGACTCAGAAGGTTTGAGGATTTTGCCAGAGATTGAATGATAAGGAATCAACCTGGCAAAAATTAGATGTAAGTTTTCTAAGAATCTTGAAATTGTGATGGAGGCCGCTCTTGGCCTCCCTTTGTGACACCAGAAGTTGGGAAGCCAGAGTGCTTTAGCTATTGGCAATCTGGGAAAGCTGCAGCTGGCGGCCAAGCCAGGAGCAGAAGGGCTGGTGGGGAAGGTTGCTGTGTGAAGTCAGAGCTCTTGGAATTATGGGGAGAGCCCACCCCATTAAAGACTTGATGAGAAAGCTTAAATGGAGGACTCATTTATCCTGCTAAATTAAGAGATCTGACTAAGAGAACACATACATCAGGAAGTGATTCTTTTGGATCCTGCCCTGTAGATTTCGTCTTTCTATTtggaactgacccttaaggaaagGAAGCTGGGGAGAAGATAACcacagcgccaggcactgtactaagcactggatacaagcaaattggattggatacaatccctgtcccaaaaggggctcacagttttaatccccatcttacagatgaagtaactgaggcccaggtgagggaagtgacttgctcaaggtcacacagcaggcaagtagtggagccgggattagaacccaagtccttctgattcccaggcctgtgctctgtcatgGGAGCcagcagtcagaggtcataaacAATGGGGccgatcaatcaaacatattcactgagtgcttactgtgtgcagagcactgtatttaggcacttgggagagtacaaaataaccgagttggtagacacattccctacccacaacaaacctaAGGTGTAGCGTGTCAATGAGCAGAATGGCGAATGGGCAGAAGTTGTTAAAAGCTTTGCAAATTAGCACCAGCCTGAGCCCTGAAAGGaataaggaagaagaagaatggagaaAGCGTATCTTTGAGTTCACCCTTCTATGTCTTTTCCAAATCAAGGGACCGATACTGTCAAGTGGATTTCCTCAAGAACCACTAGAGGGAACCAAGGGAGGGTTTTTGCTTTAGCTGTTcccaaagaaggaaaaaatagtTCATCTACTCACCAAGCTTTCAAGCACCTTCCCCGCAACCAGTCCGCAACTGGTACAGCCCGATAGGGAGATATCTCAATCTTGCCTCAGGAGGAAAGTACTGACGTTGTTTGTTTCGAAATAACCCGAAGGACCCTCCTTCACCTCGTGGCTGTTAGATAGCAGGTATTTGTTCCCAAAAGCAGTTGTGCACACCGAAAATATAAGCAGGTTTAAGTGGGGTTTGAATAAATTTATGGGTGAGTGACCCATATGGCTTACTCGAGTTGCATTTAAGAATGCAGAGGAAAAAGTTGGAGCTCCATAACCATGAAGGTGGAGGTTGCAGCATAGGAGGCAGAGGGTccgggttctcatctcggctctgccacttgtttgctgtgggactttgggcaggatgcttaccttctctgtgcttcagtgtcttcatctgaaagtggagattaaatcccttttttcttccaacttgggctgtgagccttatgtgggacaaggactgtgtccaacctaattatatctacaccagagcttagtacagtgtttgggacatagtaagcacttaagtaccatttaaaaaaaaaacgctAAGGAAAAATTGCATCTTTATTATGCAATAACTGGCCCCATATGCCTATGCACAGATGTGTCTCCTGTCACCACACTCCAGAGAGACGGGGGTTGTCGGAAGAACGTCACCAGAATACTCTCTATCATTCCACCCAAAACATGTAATGAAGACATTCACTTTGGCAAACTGGCTGTAGCTCCCCTCTGTAAATGTCCTCTGGTCCAAAGCTTCATAATATTGTTTGTGTGGAGCTACCAAATACCTGCATAAtcagggtagggagaggggaagagaggcagggagattccCTCAACTCTTAGGGGCTGTGTCACTGGTACAGAGGaacctccccattccccagcccCTAATGCTAGTCCTGCCTGGTTTTACAATTACAGCGTTTCCTGGGGATAAGATTCCTGAGAATTAGGAACATAAACCAAGAACTAAATTGGTCACCATAAAGAGATGAAACTGTGATTAAGAAGTCTGCAAACCTTCAGTATTTCTCTGTAACTCTCAAATCATACCAGTCAGGAAAACACTATAAGACAAAATCCTGGGACACTAAGCTGCTACCAGCTCCTGATCATCCCATTCCGGGCAATCGGTCAATCATtggaatttcttgagtgcttactgtgtgcagagcactgtactaagcacttgggagtgtacaatgcaacagaattggtaaataggtttcctgcccagaagccCTCAGGGAGATGGAGGGCCTTTCCAAAGCCCCTTGGAATGTCTCCAGTATCCACTAATCTCTTCACCTGGATTTTTACATATCGAGGCACagatctcaagcgcttagaacagtgttcagcacacagcaagctcttaatacaactgaatgattctATTTCATGTAATCTCTCATGGCTGTGACTTCCTCAGCCATACAGCagcttcctcctccataaaatggagacCACAATCCCTTTATTTGATGGAGGGGCCATGAGGATATTCACCCATCTATAAAGGGAGTTGAGGCTCAAGTCTGAGGAAGCTCAAGAAAAAAGATCTGGAAAATTGCAGGGGACCAACAGAAGTGTCCCTGCATATCTTCAGGATCTTTTTGGAGAGTCTTAGGGTAGTTCTCATCGACAATGctcagacaaatggcagcacATCGTAGGTAACAAGAGGCACATTGCATGGGGCAAAACAAAGGAAAACTGACCCCATAAATGCATCCCGAACATGCTAACataaacacacaaacaaaaaTTTCCGGATGGTCTCAGTCTTActgcaaaataaaatgaaatacctTTAAAGTTTGGGGTCACTGATAGAttcacacatactctctctccttccctctctctataTAGTTAGAtatatctatctccccccaccccccaccatgtaTCTATATAGAGGGGAGGAAGGTGATAGATATATCTATTTAGCTAAATAGGCAGATATATCTTCCTTTCTTTCACTGTCTCTCTCAAACATCCCCAAAAATTCTTCTCCCTGGGTGCCAGCCCTAAAATGAAAAGATTCCATTTTTTCAGGAGGTAAGATACAGCAGATCAAAACAAATAATCTATAGTCTTACCTGTCCGACCCAAATGTGGAACAGATAACCAGCCATTTGCTCAGGTAATTAAAAAATCATGAGTAGGTCATGTTATTTCTCAGAAAGAAGCTGTTGCGTTAAGCCTCGAAAGTGGTGTCTAGTGGTTTCCAGGGTAGTGTAACCTAAACAGGTGTAACCTGATCATTTGTTTTGGTTCATAACTCAAATGAGAACTCAGTGCCTATGTTGTTAGCAATATATGTTCAAGAGAAATGAAACTAGAATCAGGTGGTTAATGCTGTCTCTATATGCATATTTTTTTAATAAGGAAgttagggttttgttttttcctcccttccctatcCCCAGAAAGAAATTAGACAATGAAGGgtaatttgtttctttttctggCAGAATGTTATCTTCAAGGCCAACCCCCTCACAATCAGGGGAAGCTGGGCAGGAACATTCTCTGAATGTGCCCAACAACTGATGAGTCAGTGAGTTACATTTCATGTTCCAcctcaggttccctgcccttgaagtGCAGGATCTGTAGCCCAGATATCCCGCTCTTCTCCCTTGAGTTCCCTCACCCCTTTGTTGTGCCCTTTTCCAGGAATTAGAGCTTTCTCAGAAGTGTAAACTGAAATGGAAACTCAAAGCAAGAGGTCCTGAGGGTCATCTCTGTGATCTAGAGAAAGATCCTGCTTCAGTCTTTTCAGCCTTACCTTCGCCCACCCAGAGATCGCTGTGTTCTCTTGGAACACGGGATAAACTCTTTCATGGACCACTTTCAGCTAATGTAAATCCCCCTCTCCCTAAGCACTTCCGCAGAAGatgcagggaagggagagatccAAAGAGGGGAGATTTGGgcctggttctcttcctcttccccagtcgGGTTCCACCCCACTGATGCCCTTTTGTGTGTCCTCTGCACTCAGAGGGATTGCAACTATATTTCAGCCCTCGGGTTTTTTGTAATAGTGCAAATTTGTGTCATGTCTCTAAGCCCATTCGCTCTCTATAGCCTATGAAATAGGAGCTCGCTTTTTGCATACGGGAAATGAATTCAAATGTTGTACAATCCCAAAGGTTTGCGTGACTTCTAAACTCCATAGTGTGTGATTCTACACACAGACTAATTTTTTCCAGTTACAAAAATGAACACATACAAGTTGGTAATGCTTGTCTGTGGAATTTAAGAACAATCTGATTTTTCTGGACAAAACTGTTCCAGCCCTGTTTGTCTTCCTCAGAAGGCCCAAGTGCCTTAAGGTTATGTCACTATCCCAAAAAACACCAATTGTTAAATGTATGCTTAATAGTAATTATCCCCATCTTACTTTCCTCCCACTTGCTGCCACTTCAGCATATTGAGTGCTTTtatacccaatttacagatgaagaaactgaggcactattGTATTACATAACTTCAAATCTCTTGTTGGAAGGAATTAAAACATTTTGTGAACTGTTTTCTTTCTAGGTTGTTTTGCAGAAAGACCAAGGTTATCATTCAGGTACCAGCCGaccagagagatggaaagagaactGCCATCAAAATGGATTTCCAAATGGTAAGGTGAGCACTAGATTTGGGGATAGAATAAATTAGGGGTTTAATTCTTAGCATGGTCACCTCAAAAATTCCAGGGGCGGCCAGTGTCCAAGCGTTGAAGTTTGTGAATGAGGAGGAAGATCTTAGCACCTATCTGCCTTTCAACTCCTCAAGTGCTGGTCAGGAGCTTCTTTACCCATCTCATTTAGATACTGGGCAAATGCTTCCAAGAGGACTCATTTTTGGAGACGCTTTGTGGATTGCTCCACCTGCCGTGTTGTCACAACAGTGACTTATCTGTTCAGCAGATGACATTCCATGCCATAAATATTGACCCAAAACACGCATACACTCCACTAGATCCTGATACCAGAATAATGCTGACAACCTTCTCTTTGAGGTGGGGTATccctagagcagcagcgtggttcagtggaaagagcccgggctttggaatcagaggtcatgggttcgaacccccgctCTGCCAAACTCCCATCATTATAAATGAGCATTCTAGGCAAGTGTCAAAAATTCTCGGGCCGGTCAGACCTAGAAAGTCCACtgcaaatgctgtaattattattatgattttattatgAACACCAGATAACCAATACtgacccacccccttccccaaacaTGTGTTTTTTTATGTGTGAAAATAGCTGAAAATTGGACTGCCAGTAAAAATGGACAAACAGCCACCCTAAGCTTAACAGAGTTCATTGCTGGCATTTGAATGTATAATATGAACCTAGCTGGTAAATTTTGATAGATTCCCTGAAATAAAGATTATTAAACTGCAAAACCTGAATCCATGTCAGAGAACTTTAAAAACAGCACAAAATTATTCTTTTTTCTAAACCAGATTTTGATTTCTATTCATTGATCtatatcaatcagatttattaagcacttactgtgagtgatATCTGGATATTGATTAGACCACTAGCCTGTTTAATGTTCCTcaggggatttttaaaaaaaattatttccattttaatgagttcttattatcattagtcttTTAGCTTAATCATTTCATGTTGCTCATTTTGATGAGAAACTGCCTTCTAACTCCAGAGATTTCTTTGGCCTTGTTCTGGCTGGTAAATAGACTGCTTTTTAGATGCAGAAAAGTGCAAGTTAGGGATTTTGTGCCCTCATTGCTTATTTTCTCGAAGATTTTGCTGCATCTCAGAGGTGATTGCAGTGGGATCCATTTTGGCTAACAAAACTAACTCAGCTCTGAAATTCTTACTTTATCTGCCTGAGGATTGCCTTCTGGCACCTACTGTGTATAAAATGTTTTAATGAAGCCTAAAATCAGAGAAAGTCAGCTGGGTTTGGTAGTTTCTCTGGCTTCAGAGGTAGGTGAGAATTTCTTGATAAGTCAAGGTCAAAGCCAAGAAAAAAATCAGTCGTTCCACAACATGCACTTCTGTTTTTGTGTTTTAATGGAATAAAGCTCATACATAAACATTTGTACATATAAACACACTAAAAGCTACAGTGCCCACTCTTAtgactgtaaaacagggatttaataggACAAAGCCCCAAGAATCCCACACCACATGGTAGTGGGATCAGAGCTGATAGTTATGCACCTTCCCTTTTCCTATTTCCTAAACCTTTACCCCAACTCCACTGTAGAAGTCAGGTTTTCATTTGGAGAATGCTGCATATAGTGTGCGTCAAAAGGGTCGGTGTGACAAGGGTGAGTTTCAAAGCAGTAGACAGGATTTTCAACTAGTCATAGCATCAAAATATAAAGTATACTTTGAAGATTTCTATTTATTTTCCTCACTCTTATCATTTTGttccttgttcttccccctcttgGTGAGCTCCCATTTTATTTCTTggcatctcctttcctcctcttcctccagttctctttcctcttttttttgcccggtctttttcctctcttctcccactaggtGTTTCACACAGTTCCAAGCCaaggaaagggagaaacaggaagagagaaggaaggagacaggggAAATCATGAACAAAGAGAAGACTCGTAGTGGAGAAATAGCCGTGGGTAAGGAGACAAACACATGTGGAGACACGGATGAAGCTAACAAACAAACAGAGGTAGGGAGAGATTGTGGAGTGAGAAAGTTGTAACAGAGTTGTTGTTCAGTTCAAAGAGAATGTGATTGCATCTGTGAGTGTCTTTGAAAGAGAATCTCATGTGTATTTTATCCTAGCTGTTACCATTCAGATGAGCGTGGCTCATTTAGAGAGATGGACAAATGCAGAAGAGGAGAAATAGAGACTGATGaaaagaggcaggaagggcagttaagtacttactgtgtgccaggcactgtactaagcactggtgtggatacaagcagatagggttggaccaagtccttgtccctgtgcctgttccctcacctgtaaaatggggatgaagactgtgagcctcacgtgggacaacctgattaccctgtatccaccccagtgcttagaacagtgctctgcacagagtaagcgcttaacaaataccaacattcttattatttttgattctatttattgctattgttttaatgagatgtacatccccttgattccattttttgctcttgtttttgtccgtctgcccccattagactgtaagaccgtcaatgggcagggacggtctctatctgttgcccatttgtccattccaagcgcttagtacagtgctctgcgtatagtaagcactcaacaaataccaacattcttattatttttgattctatttattgctattgttttaatgagatgtacatccccttgattccattttttgctcttgtttttgtccgtctgcccccattagactgtaagaccgtcaatgggcagggacggtctctatctgttgcccatttgtccattccaagcacttagtacagtgctctgcatatagtaagcactcaataaatactattgaattgaatatttatttgctattgttctgtttttgtccgtctgtcccccccccattagactgtaagcctgtcaagggcagggactgtctctatctgttactgatttgtccattccaagtgtttagtccagcactctgcacatagtaagcactccataaatactattgaatgaatgaatgctctgcacatagtaagtgctcaataaatactattgaattgaatattctatttgctattgttttaatgagatgttcatccccttgattctatttattgctgttgtttttgtctgtctcccccgattagactgtaagcccgtcagtgggcagggactttctctatctgttgcccatttgtccgttccaagcgcttagtccagtgctcggcatatagtaagcgctcagtaaatactaatgaatgaatgcatgctctgcacatagtagaagcagcatggctcagtggaaagggcacgggctttggagtcagaggtcatgggttcaaatccctgctctgccacttgtcagctctgtgactgtgggcaagtcacttcacttctctgtgcctcagtgacctcctcagtaaaatggggattaagtctgtgagccccacgtgggacaacctgattcccttggaaagagcctgggcttgggagtcagaggtcatgggttcgaatcccggctctgccacctgtcagctgtgtgactgtgggcaagtcacttcacttctctgtgcctcagtgacctcatcggtcaaatgaggatgaagactgtgagcctcacgtgggaccacctgatgaccctggatctcccccagcgcttagaacagtgctctgcacctagtaagcgcttaacaaataccaacattattattattagagaagcagcatggcttcttacaaacaccaacattattatcattattattattacatcgtaagcgctcaataaatactattgaatgaatgaatgagtgtgagccAGAGGGGAGGCCTCAGGCCAGGCTGCGCTGCGGCCTCCGGGCGGTAGGGGTCGCTGTGGGAGGGGCGAGCTcggcccctctttctctctctctctctctcgacgttccggcccggccgggggaaggagggaggacgaagaggacgaggcagaggggaggtgaggccGAGCGCGATGGGCAAGCACGCACCCACGCACGTTTACGTGCTGACGTAATCACGCACGAAGCCAAGCTGAAGTGCCTGGGCAATGGGCAAGGCCTAGCcaggcttcccttcccttccctcctggtGCCCTTCTCCTCTCAGTAGAAGTGTTGGGCCTCTCCTTttattaaataattttaaaaaagcatttattaagcttttgctacgttcattcattcattcaatcgtatttatggagcgcttagtccagtgctcggcacatagtctcagctgtgtgacggtgggcaagtcaataatgataatgttggtatttgttaagcgcttactatgtgccgagcgccgttctaagcgctggggtggacaccagggaatcaggttgtcccacgtggggctcacagtcgtcaaccccattttacagatgaggacactgaggcccagagaagtgaagtgacttgcccacagtcacacagctgacaaggggcagagcagggattcgaacccatgacctctgactcaaagccggtgcactttccactgagccagcctgcttctctaagtcacttctctgtgcctcagtgacctcatctgtaaaatggggattaagactgtgacatggggcaacctgattaccctgtatctaccccagcgcttagaacagtgctcggcacagagtaagcgcttaacaaataccaacattattatagtcagcgctcagtgatcaggttgccccacgtggggctgacagtcttcactcccacttgacagatgggggaagctTAAAAGCAAGCTCTCAGAGGCTGTTCGTGTGATAATTCATCTTTGCCATCATTTTCTTGAACTCCTAAAGTCTTCGTATTTTGCTCAAAACCTTCCTGATGTTATGTAAGCCGCCCAAACGGAGATTCCAAGCATGTGTGTGATGGTATTGAACTCTTACAGTGATTCGTGCTCTCCTGTCTAAAGTGACTTGTCAGCCTCCAAGATTTTCGTGGATGGTGTAGTAGTGGGACTACACTATTTTTATTTACAAATAATTGGAGAATAGACCATGCACATTAATCTCTGGCATTTTGGCAGTCACCCCCATTTGACGTCAAAATCAAGTTTGAAATACCATTGGTCCAAGATTAAGAAGCCAGCCCACTCCAGTACACTATTTTAGGGcagatttaaataataataataataataatgttggtattaagcgcttactaggtgcagagcactgttctaagcactggggtagatacagggtcatcagtttgtcccacatgaggctcacagttaatccgaaAGATGTTACAAAGGTATATAGTTTTTGATTAACCAATTCATGGAGTACTCAGGCTCCTGCGTTCCCCACCCCTTCTGCTTGGCCTGTGTTTTGGCCATTTCATTTTGGCTCCACCAGATGTCAGACGAGGGTGTAAAGAGCTACAAAATTTGTAGGCACAGCGTTTCACATCTCCGAGCACCCGCTGTCCTAAAGTGTTGAGAATCTAGAGTGTCTCTTAAACATAATCGCATTTTTGAATAGGCTGTACAGGGATTAATATCGTATAGGCGCTCATTTTCATATATGTAGTCTATTGTTGGATTTGCAAATAAGTTAGCACTTTTGTGTTTTCTTCTTGCTAAACACTGTGGCAAATACAGCGTAATCAGAgatcagaaatagtccctgtcccaacccggggctcacaggctaaggtaAGAAAAGCAGgtcttttattccccattttacagattgggaaattAGGAAATTTAGTGTCAGTGTCACAGATATTATTGTAGTTATTTGAGATTCAGTGTGAACCCTTACCAAGAGACCTAATGCATTTGGTTTTGCCAGAATGTGTATTTTCACTCTGGGTTTTGGCTAGGATGTAGATGCAAGACTGAATCAAGATAAGCGTAAATATTATCGTGCTGATTGAAGTTtacacagtcttaaaggggagggagaagaggtatttacaggagaggaaacagaggtacagaaaagttgtggcttgctcaaggtcacaagtaggccagtggcggagtcaggattagaatccagaccctctgactctcaggcccctgcttttttccTAGGCCACATTGATTCTTGAGGATTCAACTTAGCCTAACATTGAGCCAAAGCTGTTTCTTAACTTCTTCAATTTGAGGGCAGTAGTGTTGTTTCAAACAGGTTTGTTGAGAAAAGTAGCTAATAACATGCTTGTTGTAGTATTTTGAAAATTTGCAAAATGCCATGTGTATGCAGAAAAAAATAGAGGCAGTATTGTGTACCAAATGAGGCAAAATAATTATAAGGGGAGTTAAGCACAGTTCTATGATTGTGAAGAAAGCTCTCTTATTTTTGTCTCTAGGTAACAGGTCACTGTTATTCAAGATGTCTTCAGCACCTGAACCTCCATCCTCAAAAACGGAGCCACCTAAAGAGAAGGACTATCGAATTCCTGGCCTCCGGGGGGCCCGAACAACCACCTTATTTCGAGCTGTGAATCCAGAGCTCTTCATTAAACCTGTAAGAAATACATGCAAAAGCCACTGCACCTGTGTCTTTAGTTGAAGTTAACTTTAGACATTAGAGCCAGGATTCCCTTATTGAGGCTTTTAGTTTTTGAAGCTTTGTGTTTGTAATTTGTGGCAGAAAATGGAATGGAGATCATTCCTCCTTGAgcgggctttttttaaaaataaatgttttgtttttaaaaaaacaacatttcTACTATGAATCTGTAGAATTGAAATCAAACACTTGCAGTTTCCTTGCAGATGAGGCACCAGAACCTGGAGGGTGAACAAGCTATTCTGTTGGCCAGTCTTTTGAGTGCTTTAAGATCATTAGCCTGCCTTTTTTAAACATTGTGCATTGGAATATAATAGTTGAATGGAATCTCCAAAAGGCTCTTAACTGCAAACAGCTAGTTACTTTCCCGCAGGATCTGATCCTTTAGAAATTATTTTCTTACATCATCTTGAATTTAAATTGTGCATACTGTACAAatgtcaatccatcatatttatcgagtgttttactgtgtgcagagcactgtactaagcatttgggagagtacagtagaattgctAGCtgtgatccctgctcccaaggagcttgtgTTATTAACGTTGTGATGGATACGATTCAAAAGTCTTTTTTACAAATTGAGACAACTCTCGATTGTCTGTGATAATGAGGatgagggaaagagcaggggtcattTCAGTCATCAGAATCACTCTAGCTAATTGTACCCAACCTTCTCCCAGGAAGTGTTTGAAGAGAACTGCTAATGTGTAAGAACTCATTTGAGTTTCACCTCTCCTTGGCCCCACCTACAAAGCAAGCAATGCCTAAACTGGCAGAATGTGAATAATAAGCCCCCTACTAACAAAGGATTAACTCTGTAAAGGGCTCTATAAATGTTAATTAATGAAAAGGTATTTACAGTAAATATtgttttgataataatgattctgccagatggggacagggaaggattGGAGCAATATACACAGCTCATGAGAAATAATTTAGTGTACTTCCACCGATAATACCTGTACATTtggttggtttttgtttgtttttttttgacagAATAAACCCGTTATGGCTTTTGGATTGATAACCCTGACACTCTGCGTGGCTTACATTGGTTATCTACATGCAACTCAAGAGAACAAAAAAGAACTCTATGAAGCAGTTGACAGTGAGGGAGCCAGATATATGAGGAGAAGAACATCTAAATGGGATTAAAGAGGTAGATTATTTCAGAGTGTTATGTTCGGTGCCCTAAAATCTAAAATTGAAAGGACTGAGTGTGAAATGTCACATGTGTTGCTGTATTGAAGTACAGTAACATGGAAAAAGAATAAAAGTTGGTAACCAGACTTCTacattgaattgtatttttcaaaacTGCATCTGTGGTCTCCTTTTTTCCCAGAATGAAAACTTCACCAGCAATTTCCTTGCACTAAATCCCTTGAGAAAGTACCATACAGGTGCCAGAAATTCATGGTTCAGTGTGTGCCCCCTTGTCCTGgttttgtgggatttggtgaatagcAATTCTGGATTCACCTTGTTAACACATATCATAAGTTACACACTCTCACCAAAAGTGCTACCAATTCCCTTTGAATTCCTTCAGAAGTCTCAATGGATAACGTCTTGGTCCCAATCATTTGTTTATAGGTTTGGTCTGATGCAGTTTTTATGGGCACCTCGTTCTGCCTCagttccaccaccaccaccaccagcaccagGTCTTGTCCACTATTTAGAATTTAATCTATTTTATTATCTTTCCTCATGAGTTCTCTGGGTATCCTGGATGCAGCTATCTATGTGCCTAACGATTGAATACTCCACTAGCTCCACCGTGAAGGTTCAATCTGTACAATATGTGATTGTAATTATAGTGGGCTAATTAGGACCTGGAATAGGTCAGATAATTGGAAATGCGGCTAGCTGAGCATGTTAAAAATTCAGAaaacacataggaaatgcttgaaTTATTAAAATAGTTTATATTGCTCATGTGGACTTTAGCTCAAAAACTGTTTCATTGAAGACTGCCTAATTAGAGCTGTCCCtttgcagaggtggaattagactGGTGCTAGCACTTATATGGCCCTTTTCG is part of the Ornithorhynchus anatinus isolate Pmale09 chromosome 19, mOrnAna1.pri.v4, whole genome shotgun sequence genome and encodes:
- the SMIM8 gene encoding small integral membrane protein 8; the encoded protein is MSSAPEPPSSKTEPPKEKDYRIPGLRGARTTTLFRAVNPELFIKPNKPVMAFGLITLTLCVAYIGYLHATQENKKELYEAVDSEGARYMRRRTSKWD